CCCGTTAGTTTATTTCGAAATGCGGGCAGACCGAAGGGCAATAGCCCCAATGCTTGAATATGTCGTTATCTGATGATTCACCTTCTATGAAACAATAATCTCTCTTTTACTTAAATTCTTAAACACAGAGTAATCCTGATCGGACTTGATAAAACTTAATATTTTATCGGTACATTCAACTGGGCTGAGCTCTTCCGTGTTCACTTCAAGATCATATTCATCATATGAATATGTGTAGTCGAACTGGGAGTGGGCAAGTCCAATCGCGCGATCTCCCCTGCCCTGCTCTCTTCTAGTAAGTTCTTCTTTCGAGCATCGTACCCCTACAAACAATATAGGATGATCAATAAGTACATCATAAAAATCATTAAACGACTTGTCATTTGGGATTACGGTATCTACGATTACATTAAAACCTAATTCGGATAACAATTTAATTGTAGAAAGGTACACTGAGAATATGGAATGATCAACTATTTGCGAGACAACTTGATGATCTATTCCTCTTGGAGGTTCATCTGGAAATTTGTTATTAACAAAATCATTGTAATTACTAAAAAACTCATCAATTGATAAATGGTAAAAAGGAATCTCTTTTTGATTTATCAGTTCAGTTGATAAGGAGGTCTTTCCAGAACTTGACGTTCCGTTCAAATACACAATGAGTCCTCGCTTCACATGAATCACCCTTATCTATTGATTTGCGTTTCATTCAGACAACTTATCCTAACAATTTTTTAAAATTATCCAAGTGATAAAATATTCGAGGAATGATTCAGCAATCCTGCCCATCGTATTATGAGATCAACCAATTCTTTCTGGTTGATCCTTTTTGCATTAACTAAAAGGATTAAATGTAGCCGTGTCGAACGCACCTGCCCGTGGGACCAGATCCCGAGCGCTATAAAGTTCACCCCTACTTGTCATAACCATGTTTGAGGCTGGTTGGGACATCGATCCCGTATCACATGCGATGCTGTGGCGCGACAAGGAGTTCGTTGGGGCTACCGGTTAATTGATTTCGAGGAGAGATAAAATGAACCCTGTTATCGGGCTAGACATATCTAAAGAAGAAAGTAACGGACAAGCTTTCTTAGATCGAGGAAAACCATACCAAGGAATTTTCTATTTCCAACATACGTGGGATGGGCTTGAGATATTGCTTCAAGTTTTTCAGGACATCGAACGTGAATCAGGTCATCGGCCTACAATCATTCTGGAAGCCACTGGGCACTACCAAAGCCCTGTCTGTCAATTTCTAGAGGAACATCACTATGTATTTATCGTAATCAATCCGCTCATTTCTAAGCGGTTTCGAAAAACAAACCTTCGTAAAGTAAAAACAGATGCTGCCGACGCTCTTCTTCTCGGCGATCTGTACTATAGGGAGGAATTCGAACCCATCAAAAAAAGAGGTGTCCAATTGCTCAATATGCGTTATCTGACGCGCCAACATGAGTCCTTCTCTAAGATGGCCGTGCAGACAATGCTGCAATTCCAAGCTGTTTTGGATCAGGTTTTCCCAGCGTATAGAGGTGTTTTTAGTGCTATGTATTCTAACGTATCTCTTCGCTTCTTACATGAGTTTCCTACCTCATTTTTCGGAAAACCATGTATGAGAGCCACCTCATCAATCTTAAGATCTTAATCAGCCTTATTCTTCAGTACCCGGAGCATCTTGCTATGTTGGAACAGACCATAGATGCCCTGGCTACTGAGATTGAAGAGTATGATTTAATCCAAGTCAATTCCCGGTATTGGCCCTAAAATTGCAGCAACAATTTTATCCGAAATTGGGGAAGTCGACCGATTTGACCATCCAAAGAAACTGGTTGCCTTTGCAGGCATAGACCCCAGTGTTTTTGCTTCAGGTAAGTTTACAGCAACTCGGAATCGAATCACTAAACGTGGTTCCAGGCAGCTTCGGTATGCACTTGTTATGGCGGTACAGTGTGGTCTGATCCGATCTCGCAACACTCGAATGAAAGAATTTTACGAATGTAAAAGATCCGAGGAAAAACTGGTCAAGACCCCGTTTAGTGGACATTAAAAAACACCTATCCAAACTGACGTCGAAATTCTATCGGCGTCAGTTTTTTTAATTTACGCTGTGGCCGTCTTTTGTTGTAAAATCGGATATATTTTTCAATTCTCCTTTGTGCCTCTAGCATATTTCGTATAATCATAAGGGTAGAGTCCTTCCGTTTTGAGATGCGAGAAGAAACTCTCCATAGAGGCGTTGTCTAGACAATTGCCCCTGCGAGACATGCTGATTTGGGCGCCAACCTTTGGCAGCATGTCGTGGTAGGCATGAGACGTGTACTGAAATCCTTGGTCGCTGTGAACGATCAATTCAGTCACGTCTTTTTGCTTAGAGAACGCTTTGGCAAAGGTTTGAAGCACCAAATCATTGTCATTCCGTGGCTAAGTTCGTAGGCCACAATCTCGTTGTTAAACAGATCTTTCACAGCTGAAAGATAGAGCCAACGCTCGCGAACCCGTATTGAGTCACATCGGTCACCCACTTCTGGTTTGGTTTTTCGGCAGTAAATTTCCTTTGAAGCAGATTCTCAGCTACACGTTCGAGCAGCCTTATATGTCAAGTTAAATCGACGTTTCCGGCGAATGCTGGCCTGAAGGCCAAGCTGTTGCATCAGACGTATGACGCATCCATCGCTTCTTCCGCCCCTCATCTTGAATTCCGAAATGGTCGTTGATTTGTCGATAGGTCCATTTCTCTTCTACGTGCATACGAATGGCCTCCAACTTGAGTTCCTCAGAATATGTCCTAAACTTTTGACCTTTGATCGCCATACAAAAATGCACCCCCTAGAATTTCATCGGTTAAACCCAGGGGTTTTTCCAATGTCCATTCTAAGGGGTGCAGTTCAGGCTAAAAACAGGCTTTTTGATTCCGCTTATATCATAATTTGTCTTCGTTCAATGCCAGCGACCGCACCACCAACCCGAACCTGGTTGATTTCACCGCTCTCGCTCAGGCGCAATCCAGCCTTAATTTCAGAAGGACAATCCATCGAATACCCTTGCCTGAAAATAACGTGCTCTACTTCCCGCAAAGATCGTTGGCCATGTTGGTACAAATAGCAGAGCAGGGCACCGTTGGATGTTCCTGTCGCACTCTCCTCGGGAATATCGTGCAGCGGCGCAAAATTTCGGCATTCCGCAGCAGCATCGTCTGGAGTATCCAGTGTGAACAGATGATATCCAACCACATCATATTTTTTGCTTATGGCGGTTATAGCGTCAAAATTGGGCTGAACCTCATTCAAAAGCTTCCTACTGCGAATCGGGATCAAAATGTCCCGAAGCCCCGTCGAAACAATCTGGATGGGCAACCCGGTTTCAAGATCCTCGGCATCCATCCCCAAAGATGGGGCGATTTCCTCACAGGATATCCTTTCAAGAAATTGTGGTAAAGCCTGTGACAAATAAACAAGACCCTCCGAGCTAATATCGACATCCAATATCCCTGCCTTGGTTTCTATCCTATAGAAGGCCCCTTCCTCTGCCAAACCCAGCGAACGCATTAGTCCAAATGCAGCAATCGTGGCGTGTCCGCACAGATCAACTTCGCTGGTGGGGGTGAAAAAGCGGATTTTGTAATCCGCAAGCAAGGATTTTTCCATAAAGGCCGTTTCCGAAAAGCCCAAATCCTTCGCTATGAGCTGCTTCTCGGTATCATCCAGCGAAAGGCCATTCTCCAAGACAACGCCAGCTGGATTACCGCCACGGTCCCCTTTCGCAAACGCATTTAACGTATACACTTCCACATTCATGTTCCTCTCCTCCTCAACGGATGTGTAATGATTATCCCAGTCAATCTCTCCCACTTCCATGGTAAGTCGCAGTTATAGGGCTAATTAGCGCTATATTCCCCTTTTTTTGGTTTCTGCTGATAGTTGGCAAATTTCAATCGTGTATAAGAAATAATGCCGGACAATAAGAAGAAGCTGATAATCGTTCCTTCACGGATATTGATTGGTAAACTGTATAGTAGTGATATTGTTATTGATATAACAATAGAGAATAGATCGACACAATATCTATACTGAGAGAAAGAGCGTTTTGTTAATTCAGCTATTCGTAAACATAAACTTTCAATAGGAAAAGGAATAATATCTAATGATAGAATAATACCTGTTGATCCACCGGCTAGTATCAAACCGAAAATAAGAAGTCCGATTCTTACTAAATAATTTTCTACGTGAATCGTACCGAAAATAGTATAGAGGAAGAAATTAATAATCATTCCAAAGAACAAGATGGAAATGAACATCAAAGTGAATTTTTTATAATCCTTTTCTTCGCAAAGGAAGATATATCCGATTAGAAAAATGAGATTTGCAATGAATGTAATTGTACCAACTTTGATGGAAGTCCACTCAGATATAGATAAATTCATCGCATTAAAACTGCTTACTCCAACATCGGCTTTTAATGTAAGACTAATGCCAATAGCACTTACTATATAGAGTAGGATTGATGGAATTACTTTTTTCATGATTCTTCCTCTA
This sequence is a window from Paenibacillus urinalis. Protein-coding genes within it:
- a CDS encoding chloramphenicol phosphotransferase CPT family protein, which gives rise to MKRGLIVYLNGTSSSGKTSLSTELINQKEIPFYHLSIDEFFSNYNDFVNNKFPDEPPRGIDHQVVSQIVDHSIFSVYLSTIKLLSELGFNVIVDTVIPNDKSFNDFYDVLIDHPILFVGVRCSKEELTRREQGRGDRAIGLAHSQFDYTYSYDEYDLEVNTEELSPVECTDKILSFIKSDQDYSVFKNLSKREIIVS
- a CDS encoding IS3 family transposase produces the protein MIIRNMLEAQRRIEKYIRFYNKRRPQRKLKKLTPIEFRRQFG
- a CDS encoding DDE-type integrase/transposase/recombinase; its protein translation is MLQTFAKAFSKQKDVTELIVHSDQGFQYTSHAYHDMLPKVGAQISMSRRGNCLDNASMESFFSHLKTEGLYPYDYTKYARGTKEN
- a CDS encoding PhzF family phenazine biosynthesis protein, yielding MNVEVYTLNAFAKGDRGGNPAGVVLENGLSLDDTEKQLIAKDLGFSETAFMEKSLLADYKIRFFTPTSEVDLCGHATIAAFGLMRSLGLAEEGAFYRIETKAGILDVDISSEGLVYLSQALPQFLERISCEEIAPSLGMDAEDLETGLPIQIVSTGLRDILIPIRSRKLLNEVQPNFDAITAISKKYDVVGYHLFTLDTPDDAAAECRNFAPLHDIPEESATGTSNGALLCYLYQHGQRSLREVEHVIFRQGYSMDCPSEIKAGLRLSESGEINQVRVGGAVAGIERRQIMI
- a CDS encoding YczE/YyaS/YitT family protein; this translates as MKKVIPSILLYIVSAIGISLTLKADVGVSSFNAMNLSISEWTSIKVGTITFIANLIFLIGYIFLCEEKDYKKFTLMFISILFFGMIINFFLYTIFGTIHVENYLVRIGLLIFGLILAGGSTGIILSLDIIPFPIESLCLRIAELTKRSFSQYRYCVDLFSIVISITISLLYSLPINIREGTIISFFLLSGIISYTRLKFANYQQKPKKGEYSAN